The following proteins are encoded in a genomic region of Laspinema palackyanum D2c:
- the apcA gene encoding allophycocyanin subunit alpha, with amino-acid sequence MSIVTKSIVNADAEARYLSPGELDRIKSFVTTGERRVRIAQIMSESRERIVKQAGDQLFQKRPDVVSPGGNAYGEEMTATCLRDLDYYLRLISYGIVAGDVTPIEEIGIVGVREMYKSLGTPIEGVAEGIRAMKNVAASLLSAEDAAEAGSYFDYVIGAMQ; translated from the coding sequence ATGAGTATCGTCACGAAGTCCATCGTGAATGCAGATGCTGAGGCTCGCTACCTTAGCCCCGGCGAATTAGATCGGATCAAGTCTTTCGTCACCACTGGTGAGCGTCGCGTTCGCATCGCCCAAATCATGAGCGAATCCCGCGAGCGTATCGTCAAGCAAGCTGGCGATCAACTGTTCCAGAAGCGTCCTGATGTGGTTTCTCCCGGTGGCAACGCCTACGGTGAAGAAATGACCGCAACCTGCCTGCGCGACTTGGACTACTACCTGCGTCTGATCAGCTACGGAATCGTTGCTGGCGACGTCACCCCGATTGAAGAAATCGGAATTGTCGGTGTTCGTGAAATGTACAAATCTCTCGGCACCCCGATTGAAGGCGTTGCAGAAGGCATCCGTGCCATGAAGAACGTAGCTGCTTCCTTACTGTCTGCTGAAGATGCAGCCGAAGCTGGCTCCTACTTCGACTACGTTATCGGTGCGATGCAGTAG
- the apcB gene encoding allophycocyanin subunit beta gives MQDAITAVINSSDVQGKYLDNSALDKLKGYFQTGELRVRAATAISANAATIVKEAVAKSLLYSDVTRPGGNMYTTRRYAACIRDLDYYLRYATYAMLAADPSILDERVLNGLKETYNSLGVPIGATVQAIQAMKEVTAGLVGPDAGKEMGVYFDYICSGLS, from the coding sequence ATGCAAGACGCAATTACTGCTGTTATTAACTCCTCTGACGTCCAAGGTAAGTACCTAGACAACTCTGCTCTTGACAAACTCAAGGGCTACTTCCAAACCGGCGAACTCCGCGTTCGTGCTGCAACCGCTATCAGCGCCAATGCAGCCACCATCGTTAAGGAAGCCGTTGCCAAGTCCCTGCTGTACTCGGATGTAACCCGTCCCGGTGGTAATATGTACACCACCCGTCGCTATGCAGCTTGCATTCGTGACCTCGACTACTACCTCCGTTATGCCACCTATGCGATGCTGGCGGCTGACCCCTCCATCCTCGACGAGCGCGTGCTCAATGGCTTGAAAGAAACCTACAACTCCTTGGGTGTGCCGATCGGTGCAACCGTGCAAGCAATCCAAGCCATGAAAGAAGTGACCGCCGGTTTGGTAGGTCCTGATGCCGGTAAAGAAATGGGCGTCTACTTCGACTACATCTGCTCTGGCTTGAGCTAA
- a CDS encoding phycobilisome linker polypeptide has product MRMFKVTACVPSQSRIRTQRELQNTYFTKLVPYDNWFKEQQRIMKMGGKIIKVQLATGKPGMNTGIS; this is encoded by the coding sequence ATGAGAATGTTCAAAGTGACGGCTTGCGTGCCAAGCCAAAGCCGGATTCGCACCCAGCGGGAATTACAAAATACCTATTTCACCAAGCTCGTTCCTTACGACAACTGGTTTAAAGAGCAGCAACGGATTATGAAAATGGGTGGCAAAATCATCAAAGTGCAACTTGCCACTGGCAAACCCGGTATGAACACCGGCATATCTTAA
- a CDS encoding FtsW/RodA/SpoVE family cell cycle protein encodes MQRLLIPVFDPAVKEWALEARLLRWLTFLWLFVGLAVLFSASYPSANAEFGDGLYYFKRQLIWVLVGLIGFNVLVYTPLRYIQGISDWAVIILLGLIWLTVVPGFGTTVNGATRWLKLGPALIQPSELIKPFLILQAARIFGNWNRLTWQVRINWLVIFAAVLLGILVQPNLSTTALCGMMIWLIALGSGLPFSYLGSTAFGGFLLALLSISIKEYQRRRVMSFLNPWADRFGDGYQLIQSLLAVGSGGALGTGYGLSQQKLLYLPIQYTDFIFAVYAEEFGFVGSMVLMLLLGSYATVALLVAYKTREIVQQLVAIGVMVVMIGQSLLNIGVATGALPTTGLPLPLFSYGGSSMIASLMCAGILIRVARESSTGEVVSLADKRRSRFGRGRRKR; translated from the coding sequence ATGCAACGCCTACTGATTCCCGTTTTCGATCCGGCTGTCAAAGAATGGGCCTTAGAAGCTCGATTGTTGCGATGGTTGACCTTCCTCTGGCTGTTTGTGGGGTTGGCGGTACTGTTTTCTGCCTCCTATCCCAGTGCCAATGCTGAGTTTGGGGATGGACTTTACTATTTTAAACGTCAACTAATCTGGGTTCTGGTTGGCTTAATCGGCTTTAATGTCCTGGTTTATACCCCCCTGCGATACATTCAAGGGATTTCAGATTGGGCGGTAATTATCCTGCTGGGGTTGATTTGGCTGACGGTGGTTCCGGGATTTGGGACCACGGTGAATGGGGCGACTCGGTGGTTAAAGTTGGGTCCGGCTTTGATTCAACCTTCGGAGTTAATTAAACCGTTTCTGATTTTGCAGGCGGCGCGAATTTTTGGCAACTGGAACCGCTTGACTTGGCAGGTGCGGATTAATTGGTTGGTGATTTTTGCGGCAGTCCTGTTGGGAATCTTGGTGCAACCGAACTTGAGTACCACGGCCCTCTGTGGGATGATGATTTGGTTGATTGCTTTGGGGTCGGGTTTACCGTTTTCTTACTTGGGGAGTACGGCATTTGGAGGGTTCCTCCTGGCGCTGTTGAGTATTAGCATTAAGGAATATCAACGACGAAGAGTGATGTCGTTTTTAAATCCTTGGGCCGATCGCTTTGGAGATGGATACCAGTTGATTCAAAGTTTGTTAGCGGTGGGGTCCGGGGGGGCTTTGGGGACGGGGTATGGTTTGTCCCAACAAAAGTTGCTGTATTTGCCGATTCAATATACGGATTTTATTTTTGCCGTGTATGCCGAGGAGTTTGGATTTGTCGGCAGTATGGTGCTGATGCTGCTGTTGGGGAGTTATGCCACGGTAGCGTTGTTGGTGGCGTACAAGACTCGGGAAATTGTGCAACAGTTGGTGGCGATCGGGGTGATGGTGGTGATGATTGGTCAGTCCCTGCTGAATATTGGGGTGGCGACGGGTGCGCTGCCGACGACGGGTTTACCCCTGCCGCTGTTTAGTTATGGGGGGAGTTCGATGATTGCCAGTTTGATGTGTGCGGGGATTTTGATTCGGGTGGCAAGGGAAAGTAGCACCGGAGAGGTGGTGTCGTTGGCGGATAAGCGGCGATCGCGCTTCGGCAGAGGACGGAGGAAGCGTTAG
- a CDS encoding Uma2 family endonuclease, which produces MSVLPQTSVSEIKITWPKLPDDFVLPDDPVENLEHPLLANALRHSLTPELCQDALISSNFALCAGINNRPICKAPDWMYIRPVAPWSSPEPRRSYTPHTEGPIPLIVMEFLSDTYGEEYSMEFQKRIGKWYFYEQIIKVPMYAIFHPQMADLELYALESNRYQIQTPDANGLYWIPGLELFLGIWQGTRDNRTGNWLRWWNANGELLRWPEEREETERQRAETERQRAETERQRAETERQRAEKLAQRLRELGVDPDS; this is translated from the coding sequence ATGTCTGTTCTACCTCAAACCTCAGTTTCTGAGATAAAAATTACCTGGCCTAAACTCCCAGACGACTTTGTACTCCCAGACGACCCCGTGGAAAATTTAGAACACCCTTTATTAGCCAATGCCCTCCGTCACTCTTTGACTCCGGAGTTATGCCAAGATGCCTTAATTTCGTCGAACTTTGCATTGTGTGCGGGTATTAATAACCGCCCCATCTGCAAAGCCCCCGATTGGATGTACATTCGTCCCGTTGCACCTTGGTCCAGTCCTGAACCTCGTCGCAGCTACACTCCCCATACAGAAGGACCCATTCCACTCATTGTCATGGAATTCCTATCGGATACTTACGGGGAAGAATACTCAATGGAATTTCAAAAACGTATCGGCAAATGGTACTTTTACGAACAAATCATTAAAGTACCCATGTACGCGATATTTCATCCCCAAATGGCTGATTTAGAACTGTACGCTTTAGAATCCAACCGATATCAAATACAGACACCCGATGCTAATGGTCTATATTGGATTCCCGGACTAGAGCTATTTTTAGGCATCTGGCAGGGAACCCGTGACAACCGCACCGGCAATTGGTTACGCTGGTGGAATGCCAACGGAGAACTCCTGCGATGGCCCGAAGAACGGGAGGAAACTGAACGCCAACGGGCCGAAACTGAACGCCAACGGGCTGAAACTGAACGCCAACGGGCTGAAACTGAACGCCAACGGGCGGAAAAACTAGCGCAACGGTTGCGTGAGTTGGGTGTAGATCCCGATAGTTAA
- a CDS encoding cytochrome c biogenesis protein CcdA: MIDSVQTYLYHLQQLADGLVSSQLTHLSWVSVLIIFLAGLLTSLTPCMLSMLPITIGYIGGYEAQSRIQAAAQSTWFALGLATTLAALGIVAAYVGQVYGQVGIGLPILVSVIAILMGLNLLEALPLRLPSLDGMELIPKDVPDGVRSYLLGLTFGLVASPCSTPVLATLLAWIATTQDVMLGGALLLAYTAGYVAPLILAGTFTATIKKLLEVRRWSGWITPVSGALLVGFGVFSLLFRLLPVV, translated from the coding sequence ATGATTGATTCTGTCCAAACTTATCTCTACCACCTCCAACAACTCGCTGATGGTCTCGTTTCTAGCCAATTGACGCACCTCTCCTGGGTGAGTGTCTTGATTATTTTTTTGGCGGGGTTGCTGACTAGCTTGACCCCTTGTATGTTGTCCATGCTGCCGATTACGATTGGTTATATTGGCGGGTATGAGGCCCAAAGTCGGATTCAGGCTGCGGCGCAGTCTACTTGGTTTGCTTTGGGTTTGGCTACTACCCTCGCTGCATTGGGTATTGTCGCCGCTTATGTGGGTCAGGTTTATGGTCAGGTGGGGATTGGTTTGCCGATTCTGGTGAGTGTGATTGCGATTTTAATGGGTCTGAATCTTCTGGAGGCTTTACCGTTGCGTTTGCCTTCTTTAGATGGGATGGAGTTGATTCCGAAAGATGTGCCCGATGGGGTGCGTTCTTATTTGTTGGGACTGACCTTCGGGTTGGTAGCTTCTCCTTGTAGTACGCCGGTTTTGGCAACGTTATTAGCTTGGATTGCGACTACCCAAGATGTGATGTTAGGAGGGGCTTTATTATTGGCTTATACGGCGGGTTATGTGGCTCCTTTGATTTTGGCGGGTACGTTTACAGCTACGATTAAAAAGCTGTTGGAAGTGCGTCGCTGGTCCGGTTGGATTACGCCGGTTAGTGGGGCGCTTTTAGTAGGATTTGGAGTTTTTTCTCTATTATTTCGACTGCTTCCAGTGGTGTAG